Proteins encoded within one genomic window of Synechococcus sp. PCC 7335:
- a CDS encoding DUF1993 domain-containing protein, translating to MQSRKIIESTKTIFDSRLTTLKHLLQVAQTHFGDESFLQKRITADMLPFGTQIAFTCNQPRNFALWCEGKPMDNLNPDVPSCVQAYEHITNTQALLSGIRVEDAQLDELARIELGQGAYIELPGNAYINEFLVPNFYFHLVTAYDILRMAGVDIGKRDYMMHLVPFIKKA from the coding sequence ATGCAGAGTAGGAAGATCATAGAGTCAACTAAAACTATCTTCGACAGCCGTCTGACAACGCTTAAACATCTCTTACAGGTGGCTCAGACTCATTTTGGGGATGAATCGTTTCTTCAAAAGCGAATTACGGCAGATATGCTCCCTTTTGGTACGCAGATTGCCTTTACCTGCAATCAGCCGCGTAACTTTGCGCTGTGGTGTGAAGGTAAGCCAATGGATAATCTAAATCCAGATGTTCCCTCCTGCGTGCAGGCATATGAACATATCACAAACACCCAAGCGTTGCTTTCAGGTATCAGAGTTGAAGATGCACAGCTAGATGAGCTTGCCCGCATTGAGTTAGGACAAGGAGCCTATATTGAGCTACCAGGTAACGCTTACATCAATGAGTTTCTCGTACCAAACTTCTATTTCCACTTGGTTACGGCCTATGACATTCTTCGTATGGCAGGTGTAGATATCGGGAAACGAGATTATATGATGCATCTAGTGCCCTTTATCAAGAAAGCCTAA
- a CDS encoding DUF6492 family protein — MAQEIFDVVMPLFKVRWNTCVVLEGLTHHYSPRTIHVITPAKEVEILAETAKDRAIAPLEIHAEEDFFQPLGLTKESICGELDLGKSLYTPGWFYQQLLKLGAFEGIAGLSEWYLVWDSDLLPVATWPILTTAAGRLKHTFALLQHNGWGNASIVSKWKTWINEVLGVPAVTDPVATFTAHHMWFKQEHLKSFGQRINQYFDAKDHWLCLMMRSANQFGTFGEYWCYSSWVANQASEDLSFHPYELYGATTERFFDDGTGLFFTALRDYLIEQARPIDDDLFPSYREVDDFIRVAYGADALPSSLSFESSPRHLKKNEKTMHIEESRSRWNPRRVEPSSIT, encoded by the coding sequence ATGGCACAAGAGATATTTGACGTTGTTATGCCTCTTTTCAAAGTCAGGTGGAATACCTGTGTAGTGCTAGAGGGACTAACGCATCACTATTCTCCTCGAACCATCCACGTCATTACCCCCGCAAAGGAGGTAGAAATCCTAGCAGAAACAGCTAAAGATAGAGCCATTGCTCCTCTAGAAATCCATGCGGAGGAAGACTTTTTTCAACCGTTGGGGTTAACTAAGGAATCCATCTGCGGGGAGCTTGATCTAGGAAAATCGCTCTATACTCCCGGTTGGTTTTACCAGCAGCTGCTCAAGTTAGGAGCGTTTGAGGGAATTGCTGGCTTAAGTGAGTGGTATCTTGTTTGGGATAGCGATCTGCTGCCAGTAGCTACCTGGCCTATCTTGACCACAGCCGCAGGCAGATTAAAGCATACCTTTGCCCTGCTTCAGCACAACGGCTGGGGCAATGCCAGCATTGTCTCTAAATGGAAAACTTGGATTAATGAAGTACTAGGCGTCCCGGCTGTGACGGATCCGGTGGCCACCTTTACCGCTCACCATATGTGGTTTAAGCAGGAGCATCTAAAGTCTTTTGGCCAGCGCATCAATCAGTATTTTGATGCTAAAGATCATTGGCTCTGCCTGATGATGCGATCGGCTAATCAGTTTGGCACTTTTGGCGAATACTGGTGCTATTCCTCTTGGGTCGCTAATCAGGCTTCTGAGGATCTGTCCTTTCATCCTTATGAGCTGTACGGCGCTACCACGGAACGCTTTTTTGATGATGGGACGGGACTCTTTTTCACTGCTCTGCGAGATTATCTGATAGAGCAAGCCAGACCCATCGACGATGATCTGTTTCCCTCGTATCGCGAAGTCGATGATTTTATTCGGGTGGCTTATGGTGCTGATGCGCTGCCTTCTTCATTATCTTTTGAAAGCAGTCCTCGCCACCTGA